A genomic stretch from Oleomonas cavernae includes:
- a CDS encoding isovaleryl-CoA dehydrogenase: MSNSLPLLDFDLGEDIEMLRDSVRSFADHEIAPRAAEIDRTNQFPMDLWRKMGDLGVLGITVDEEYGGAGMGYLAHMVAMEEISRASASVGLSYGAHSNLCVNQIKLNGTAEQKRRYLPKLISGEDVGALAMSEPGAGSDVVSMKLKAEKRGDRYVLNGNKMWITNGPDAQTLVVYAKTDPAAGPRGITAFLVEKGFAGFSTAQKLDKLGMRGSNTCELVFQDCEVPQENILGRLNDGVRVLMSGLDYERAVLSAGPLGIMQACLDVVLPYVRERRQFGQPIGDFQLMQGKIADMYVALNASRAYVYAVGQACDKGRVSRQDAAGAILYAAEKATWMALEAIQCLGGNGYINDYPTGRLLRDAKLYEIGAGTSEVRRMLIGRELMKGMA, encoded by the coding sequence GTGAGCAACAGCCTGCCGCTCCTGGACTTTGACCTGGGCGAGGATATCGAGATGCTGCGCGACAGCGTCCGCTCCTTTGCCGACCACGAGATCGCGCCGCGCGCGGCCGAGATCGACCGGACAAACCAGTTCCCCATGGACCTGTGGCGCAAGATGGGCGACCTCGGCGTGCTGGGCATCACCGTCGACGAGGAATATGGCGGCGCCGGCATGGGCTACCTCGCGCATATGGTGGCGATGGAGGAGATCTCCCGCGCCTCGGCTTCCGTGGGCCTGTCCTACGGTGCCCATTCCAACCTCTGCGTCAACCAGATCAAGCTGAACGGCACGGCCGAACAGAAGCGCCGCTATCTCCCTAAGCTGATTTCGGGCGAGGATGTGGGCGCGCTGGCCATGTCGGAGCCCGGCGCCGGCTCGGACGTGGTCTCGATGAAACTGAAGGCCGAGAAGCGGGGCGACCGCTATGTCCTGAACGGCAACAAGATGTGGATCACCAACGGGCCCGATGCCCAGACCCTGGTGGTCTATGCCAAGACCGATCCCGCCGCCGGCCCCAGGGGCATCACCGCCTTTCTGGTCGAGAAGGGCTTTGCCGGCTTCTCGACCGCGCAGAAGCTGGACAAGCTGGGCATGCGCGGCTCCAACACCTGCGAACTGGTGTTCCAGGATTGCGAAGTGCCGCAGGAGAACATCCTGGGCCGGCTGAACGACGGCGTGCGCGTGCTGATGAGCGGGCTCGACTACGAGCGCGCGGTGCTCTCGGCCGGGCCGCTGGGCATCATGCAGGCCTGCCTGGACGTGGTGCTGCCCTACGTGCGCGAGCGGCGCCAGTTCGGCCAGCCGATCGGCGATTTCCAGCTCATGCAGGGCAAGATCGCCGACATGTATGTGGCGCTCAATGCCTCGCGCGCCTATGTCTATGCCGTGGGCCAGGCCTGCGACAAGGGCCGGGTCAGCCGCCAGGACGCCGCCGGTGCCATCCTCTATGCCGCCGAGAAGGCGACCTGGATGGCGCTCGAGGCGATCCAGTGCCTGGGCGGCAATGGTTACATCAACGACTATCCCACCGGCCGCCTGCTGCGTGACGCCAAGCTCTACGAGATCGGCGCCGGCACGTCGGAGGTGCGGCGCATGCTGATCGGGCGCGAGCTGATGAAGGGCATGGCATGA